The Candidatus Roseilinea sp. sequence GTCCGCGTTGAAATTATGCTCGACGAGCAGATCGTCGCCACGCAGCCGAATCCGCAACCGTCGCTCACGTTCTCCACGCGCATCGAGTACACGCCGCGCGCGCAAGGGCGGCTACAACTACGCGCCGTGGCTGTGGATGCCGCCGGCGTCGCCAGCGAGCCTTATACGATTACGCTCGTCGTCGGCGAGGCGTCGCCCGCCTCTCTGCCGCCGATCGAGACCACGCCGGTCGCCGGCCCAGGCGGTTGTATTCTGACGGCTGCGTTTGTTGAGGACATCAGCATTCCCGACGGCACACTCATCGCCGCCGGCGCGGCCTTCACCAAGACCTGGCGCATGCGCAATACCAGCGGCTGCGATTGGGGCGAGGGCTACACCATTGCCTTCTTCTCCGATACGCCCATGCACCCAACCGGCAGCGAGCCGATCCGGCCGACGCCGAGCAATGCCCTGGTTGATATCAGCGTGCCGTTGACCGCGCCAACGCAACCCGGCGTTTACACGACCACTTGGCGCTTGAAAGATCCGAGCGGGCGGTTCTTCGGCAATCGCGTGTTCGCTGTGATCCGCGTGCCGTGAGCGGCCTTGCCGGCGCAACATCACCGCACATATACGCGCACCTGCCACAGCATGCCGGCGCTGCGCTGAAACCGCACACTCAGCCCGCTGCGCGCAACAACGGCGTCCAACGCCGCAAAGCGATCTTCGCCGCGCGGCTGCGCCGGGTGCCGCTCTTCCGCTGGCTGCTGTCGCTGCTCCGGGCCTCGCAGCGGCAGCAACTGGATCGCGGGGTGGTGCAGACCGCGCTGGAGCTGGAGTTCCCACAGGTGAAGCTGCTCAGTTGAAAACCTTCAGACACATCAGCGATGAGCGTTGTAAATAACGCGGCTTTCACGGTTTTGGCAGGCCGGCTTAACCGAGCGAACCGCATCACCAAATTTGCGTTTGATGACCGAGTTGACCGTTTCGTTCTTCCAAAACAAGCCGTCCAGACGCGCATGCGAGACCAACTCAGCCCGCGCCTGGCGTTCAGACTACCCCCACGCCGAATCGGTGGGATGATGTCACGTGGGCCAACCGTCTTGCTGTCGAAGCCGCTGTTGGCCAGCCTCACCCAAACTGGATGACTGCTTTTCTCACGTTTGCCATACCGCCCTGCGCGCCGCTCGAGCGTGGACAAGTGCGGCGCGTCGTTGCTCGGCCCGACGCCATGCACTACGGCCAGGATCATCTGGCTGCTGACACCGACGGCATACGCGCCTTTCAACCAGCGTTTGAACCGCTTGCCGCGGCGGGTCTGAAAGTAGGCGCTGGCATTCGTCGGGCGAAAAGAGGGTCGAGTCGAGCCTGATCGCGTCTTCCTGAACCAAACCGCCGTTATCCAGGGCGCTCAGCAGCGCCTCGTTCATCTCCTCCAAGCGACCGGCTCGAAAGCGGTGATACATCCGGTTAAGCGTGCTGTAGTCCGGCACGCTGGTCAGCTCCAAGGCGTCGCGGAGTTCAACAGCAACGCTTCAAAGTTGCGGTAGCTCATCTTGAAAATGTGGAGCAGTTGCAGTTGCAGTTGCAGTCGCCGTTCTCTTACCGACTCCACATCCACCGCGACGGCGAGACGCGTGCCCGGCTTGTTAACCTGCCCGAAACCTTCGCCTACCTGCTGGGGCTGGACGTTCAGACGCGCCGGGTGTACGATTGCAGGCAAGACGCCTGCGATCCCGGGGGAGGAGACTGGGAACGCGGACGTCCCGTCCGCACGTTACCTGGTCTATCGCGGCACCTTGCGCAACGGCCGCACCGTTGTTGTCATCTGGCGCGAGATCAAAGGCCGGACGGCGGAAGACTACCGGCGCGACGCCGCCTTCGTGGCCGAACAGAAACTGGCTGAAGGCGCGGATGAAATCTGGGTCAACGGCGATTCGCTCATACCCGGCGCGTGTTCGCTGGATCCCATCTTCAAGGAACGCTTGTTTTCAAGAGTGGAGGCGTGAGCATGAGAGAGAAGATACCTGTCCCAAAAGAAAAGTTGGCGGAATTTTGCCAGCGACATCATATCCGACGGTTGGCTCTCTTCGGTTCCGCCCTACACGGTGACTTTGGGCTGGAAAGCGACATTGACCTGCTGGTAGAGTTTGAACCGGCGCATGTCCCAGGGCTTTTTGGCATGGCTCGCATGGAGCGCGAATTATCGGCGCTTCTGGGCGGCCGCAAGGTGGACCTGCGCACGCCCGAAGACTTGAGCCGCTACTTCCGGGAAGATGTTCTTCGGGAAGCCGAGGTGCAGTATGCGCAAGGATGACCGCGTCCGTCTCCAGCATATGCTCGATGCCGCCCGGGAGGCCGTTGAGTTTGCCCGCCTTGCACGCCGCCAGGATTTGGATCACGACCGCAAACTGACGCTGGCGCTGGTCAAGGATATTGAGATCATCGGCGAAGCCGCTTACCAGATTTCCGAGGCGACGCGTCAGCAATTGCCGCAGATTCCCCGGGACGACATTGTGGGAATGCGCCACCGCCTGGTCCATGCGTACTTCGACATCAACCTGGACGTTCTCTGGAACACCGTGAAGGACGACCTGCCTGCGCTCATTGCCATTCTACAGCCAGCATTGGAGGGCGCGTAGGCTATACCAGACGGCATCCAGCAGTATGTCAAACTTGAAAACCGCCTGATCCTGCTGGCCTGGCTCAATAGCCTCTTCGGCTACACGAGCAACCGCGCGTTGCTGGAAGACTGCAAGAGCGTAGCTGAAGGTTTTGGCCCATATGGGCGCAGTTTTCTTTACCATCACCTGATCGCCCGCGGCAGTCAGGTCAAAATCCTCGCCGACGATCTGGCGCGCTACGATGAAAACATCCGTCTACGCCTGGAGAAGATCAACCGCGGCCGCACCGAGCGCATCACATTGCGCTACTTCACAATACCTGGCCGCCTTGTACACGGAAATCTACCTCGACCGCCTCTTCAACGCGCGGGCGCAAGGACGCAGCAGTGCTGCGCCCCTACTCGCCTACTGGATAGCCACCGGCAGCAGCGATGTGCTGACCGTCGTGCGCTTTCTCCAGCGCTTCCTGAGCGACCGCGCCTGGGCGATCAAGACGCTGAAAGCGGTTCTGGACGGCAAGACCGGGCTGGTCGCGCCGGATGGGAGCGATGTGTGTGCCGGGCGATTCCCTTTTCTGCGTGAACTTGGGAGCGCCGGCGTCTGCCTGCCCGACCTGGGAACGCAGGCGTCTCCGGTGTCTCGCCTGCACATCTCTATGACGACATCCTTCAACGCCTCTTCCACGCCCCAGGCAGCGGCCTGCATGTGTGCGAGATTCAAGAGCAGTCCCGGCGAGTTGGGACTCAAAGCGGCCAACGCCGGGGACTATTCTGGCGTGATTTCCATCGGCGATACCTCGGCCTTCAAGAAACTGGTGGAAGAGGATTCCGGCACCATTGCATTGGAAGAAGACGCCATCGCCGGTTCGTTCTTTGAGCACATCAACCGCCCGGATTCCGGCCTGCACGTGCTCATCGGCGCCAAGAAATTCATGGAAGGCTGGAACTCCTGGTGCGTGGCCAGCATGGGCTTCTTGAACATCGGGCGGCAGGAAGGTTCACAGATCATTCAATGCTCAGTTGAAAACCTCGCATAATGCCAAGCGATGAGTGCCAAAACCAAAGCTGGACAGATGCGTGAGCGTCGGCATGTGAAAGCCGCGCGGATCATCTACGCCCAGGCGCAGGCGGCGTTCCCGCGCTACAGCCATCGGTTCAGCCCGAAGAAGTTTACCCTGCCGCAGTTGGCGACGTGCGTGCTGCTGAGCTTCTACTTCAAGATGAGCTACCGCGACTTTGAAGCGTTGCTGTTGATGAGCCAGGAACTCCGCGACGTGTTGGAGCTGACCGGCGTGCCGGACTACAGCACGCTCAATCGGATGTATCACCGCTTTCGAGCCAGTCACTTGGACAAGATGAACGAGGCGCTGCTGAGGGCACTGGATAACGGCGGTTTGGTTCAGGAAGACGCGAGCAGGCTCGACTCGACCCTCTTTTCGCTCGACCGATGCCAGCGCCTACTTTCAGACCCGCCGCGGCAAGCCGTTCAAACGCTGGTTGAAAGGCGCGTATGCCGTCGGTGTCAGCAGCCAGATGATCCTGGCCGTGGTGCATGGCGTCGGGCCGAGCAACGACGCGTCGCACTTGTCCACGCTCAAGCGGCGCGCAGGGCGGTATGGCAAACGTGATGAATGCGGTCATCCAGTTTGGGTGAGGCTGGCCGACAGCGGCTTCGAGGGCAAGACGGTTGGCCCACGTGACATCATCCCACCGATTCGGCGCGGTGGTAGCCTGAACGCCAGGCGCGGGCTGAGTTGGCCTCGCATGTGCGTCTGGACGGCTTGCTCGGTCAGCGTGGAAGAACGAAACGGTCAACTCGGTCATCAAACGCAAATTTGGTGATGTGGTTCGCTCGGTGAAGCCGGCCTGCCAAAACCGTGAAAGCCGTGTCAAGTCTGTCGTTTACAACGCTCATCGCTGAGCATGTACTTGTGTCTGAAGGTTTTCAACTGAGCAAGCCAATGTAAATAGTCGTAGGATGTTCATCTGTCTACTCCTTTCTTTTGGGTTTTCTGGACTGCATGGCGTAACAACGACGCGCCGCATCGGTCCGCGCCAAAGCGCCGCGCCCGGAAGTACGGCAAAGCGGCTTCGACATCCCACCCATTCGGCGCAGCGGCGCTATGCAACGCAAGGCGCGGGCTATCGGTGGGGTTCAACTGAGCAAGCGACAGGCCTTTTCCGACTGTTCTCGATATAATCCCCGTGCGCAACAAGCGCGTGACACACGCGGTCGCATACGCCTCGTCCGTCCAACGCGCCAGAAGCGCAGGACTGCACGATGAGCAGATGGCGAGTTCAATTGTTGGGCGGTTTCGGCCTATGGCGCGATGAGACCGCGCTGGCGCACCGCTTCGAGACCGATAGCGCGCGCGCCCTGTTCGCCTGGCTGTGTTTGAACGCCGGCAAGCCGGCCCGCCGCGATGCGCTGGCTGCCCTGCTCTGGCCCGACACGTCACAATCCGCCGCCCTGAGCGCCCTACGCACCACCCTCACCCGCATGCGTCGCGCCCTGGCTGACGCTGCGCCGGCCTTGCACAGCGATCCCCAAACGGTGACGCTGATCCTGCCGGCAGATTGGGATGTGGACGCAGCGCTCTTCGACCAGGCCATCGCCCAGACACGGGCGCATACCCACCGGCGAGCGGCGGGCTGCCCGGATTGTCTGGCGCGCTTGCAGCAAGCTGTGGCGCGCTATGCGGGCGATCTGCTGGCCGGCCTATCGGTCGAGAGCGACCTGTTTATGGACTGGCTGGCCGGCCAGCGCGAGCACTTTCACCAAGCTGCGCTCGATGCGCTGGAGACGCTGGCCGAGCGGGCCGCGATGGCAGCAGACTGGCCCACTGCCCTCCACTACAGCCGGCGACAACTGAGCCTCGAACCCTGGCACGAACCTGCGCACCGCCGCGCGATGCTAGGGTTAGCGCATCAGGGCCAACGCATGGCTGCGCTGGCGCAATACCGCGCCTGCCAGCGCGTGCTCCAACAAGAATTCGGCGCAGACCCCGACCCAGAGACCCAGCGCCTGGCCGATGCGATTCGCCTCAGCCGGTGGTCTTCTGCCGCCCGCGCGCCTGCGCCGGGGCAGACCCGCGCCGAGGCGCTCGACCAGTTGCCGTTCATCGGCCGCGACCGTGACCTGCGCGCGCTGATGGACTTGCTGAACCACCCCGCAACGCGCCTGCTCAGCGTGGTAGGGGAAGGCGGCATCGGCAAAACGCGCCTGGTCATCCGCGCAGCGCAACACATGCGCTTCGCCTTCGACGACGGCGCGCGTTTCATCTTCCTGCATCCCGAAGATAAACCGGCCCACGCGCCCGACCCCGCGCGCACCACATCGCACTTGGCATGGCACATCGCAGAGGCCTGCCAGATCAGCGCCCAAGGCCATCGCTCGCCCGAAGCGCAGGTCCTGACTGCGCTGAAGGCGCGCCGCCATCTGCTGGTGTTCGACAGCTTCGAGCACGTGCTGGAAGCAGCCGGATTCCTCGGCGAGCTGCTGGAAGCAGCGCCCGGCTGCGCCGCGCTGGTCGCGTCGCGTCAGCGCCTGAATTTGCGCCACGAGCAGGTCGTGCGACTGGAGGGGATGTCGCTGAATATCGAAGGCGCAACCGGCAGCGCCGGCGCGCAGCTCTTCCTTGCCCTGGCCGAGCGCAACGGCGTTGTGCTGAACGCGCCAGAGGCCCGTCCGCAGATCGAGGCGATTTGCGCTGCGCTGCACGGCATGCCGTTGGGCATCGAGCTGGCCGCCGCTTGCCTGAGCGGGATGGGGCTATCGGCGTTGCAACAGGCCGTGCAACAGTCCCCCGGCGTCCTCAGCATCCCAATCGCCGATCTGCCCGTGCGTCATCGCAGCTTGCAGGCAGTGTTCGAGTCGGCGTGGCAGACGCTGGGCGAAGCCGGTCAACAGGCGCTGGCCGCACTCAGCGTGCTGCGCGCGCCTTGTCCGCCCCAGGCCGCCGTGCATCTGGCCGGCAGCGCCGCCACCCTCACCGCGCTTGTCGAGCAGTCGCTCGCGCACCACCTGGCCGACGGCAGCCTGTGGATGCACGAATCCACGCGCCGCTTTGCCGCAGACAAACTGGGCGCCGGCCCCGATGGCGCAGCGCGCGCCCAGGCCGCGCAGCGCCGACACGCCGAGTGGTTTCTGCGCTGGTTGGCCGAGTCGCACAGCGCGCTGCGCAGCACCGCCAGCGCGGACACCCGCGAACAACTCATCGCCAGCTTCGACGATTTGGACGCCGCCTGGCGCTGGGCGCTGGCGCAAGGAGAATGGGAGTGGGTATCGGCTGCCGCCTTCAGTTACGAGACGTTGCATCGCCTGGCCGGCCGGCTGGCCGAGGGCGCAGATCACTTGAGCCATGCCCTGCAGATCGCTCCGCCGGCGCACGACGAGGCCGCCTGCCGGCTGCGCGCGCGGCTGCTCATCGCCCGCGACATCTTGCAAAGCTTGCGCGACAATCAGGCCAACATGGCGGCCGAGCTGCGCGAGGCCGCTGCGCTGGCCGAGCGCATCGGCGATCGGGCGCTGATTATCCTGGCGTGGAGCCGGCTCGCCAGGGAACTGCGCGACCACGGCAAAGACGGCGCGCGCCAGGCGCTCGATCACGCGCAGGCCGCGCTGCAGGAGATTGAGGGGCAGCCGGCCGATCCAGACGCCCTCAGCGCGCAGGCCGAATACTGGCGGCAATCCGGCGCGCTCGACTTCCGCGAAGGCCGCTGGGAGCCGGCCGAGCGCCATTTTCGCACCGCCCTGGCGTTGGCCCGGCGCGCGCAAGATCACCTGCTGATTCCCAAAATGATGGAGCACCTCAGCACCGTGCTCGTCGCGCGCGGCGCAAGCGCCGAGGCCGACGCGCTGCTCAATGAAGCGCTGGAATGCTACCAGCAGTTGCGGCTCACTTATCAGCAGACCAATGTGCTCGACCTGCTGGGGCAGCGCGCCGACGCACAAGGCCATTACGCGCAGGCCCGGCAACACTATTTGAAAGCAATTGAACTGGCCCAGGCCAGCGGCAATCGCGACGCCGAAATGGTGACGCGCATCAACCTGGGCATCTCATGCGATCAGATGGGCGACTACGCCCAGGCGCTGGCGCACACCGAGGCGGCGCTGGCGCTGTGCCGCGAGTTGGGCGGGACCGATCACCTCACCGTCGTGCTGGCCAACCTCAGCCTACACGCCCATCACAACGGCGCGCACGACACCGCGCTGCACTACGCGCGCGAAGCCACAACGTTGGCAAAGCAGTTTGGCATCCCTGAGCTGGAAGCGTATGGCTGGGAATTCCAGGGCCATGCGCTGCTGGCCGTCGGTCAGGTGGATGCAGCCGAAGCCGCATACCGGCGCGCGTTGGAGATGCGCCAAGCGCTGGAACAGGCGATGCTGGCGTTAGAGACGCGCGCCGGCTTGGCCCGCGTTGCGCTGGCGCGCGGCGACACCCCCGGCGCTTCAGCCTGGGTGGAGCCGATCGCCGCGCATCTCTTGAACGGCCATACGCTCGACGGCGCCGAAGAGACGCTGCGCGTGTACTGGACGACATACCAGGCGCTGGCGCACAACGACGACCGACGCGCAGGAGCGATCCTGCGCCTGGCCGCGCACCTGATTGAACAGCGCGCCGCCCGCCTGAGCGATGCGCACAGCCGGGCAGTGTATCTCAACGTGGAAGCACATCGGTGTATTCTGGAAGCCTGGCGCGCAAACAGCGTTTCCCGCGCCGCCGCAACGCAAAACCTTCAGACAGGGTTGCCGCAATAGCATGCTGTTCACTCTAGTTATGCAGACACGGGGGCCAGGCGGCTGTTGTCGAGAGAACAAGTCACTTGCGGGGTGACGCCTTGCCCGTTATAGTCTGCGCCACTGATGCCCTCTGTCTCAGTCGCCGGCATCGCAGATGTCCTGCATGGAACGCACCGATGAGCCAACGCAGTTCGCTATTGTGTCGTGTGGGGTGAAATCGAGATGTTGTTTGACAAGTTGCCCACAGGTTTTCGCCAGGCGTTGCGCAGCGCGCTCGTAGGGGTTATCCTAGCCGTCAGCCTGTCCGGTCCATTCCCCCTGGCGAGTGCACCCGGCTGGTCCGGCGTCGGCCATTTCGTCACCGAGTCCATCGGCTACACCGACGGCAACCATCCCCGCGCTTACACCGTGCCGCCGAACTTTCGCCAAGCCTCCACCAGCCTGAGCGCGGCGCAGTCCACCATCACCGCAAATGACGCGGCGGATATCTACGTCAACTTTAACTACGACACGACCGGCAAGACGATCTACATCGTGTACACCACCGACGGCAGCGCGCCGAACAAGACCAACGGCAGCGTGATCACGGCCAGCTTCTCGAAGTACCACGATCCCAACCGCACCTGGGTGGGCACCATCCCGGCGCAGATCACCGGCACGGTGGTGAACTACGTGATCTACGCCAGCGATGGCACGCTGGCCGCTGCCTGGGGTCGCATCTCCGGCACACCCTCCGACCGCGCCATCAGCCAATACCAGACAACCTGGAGCGAGGCCGACAACGCCTACTTCAGCTACACCGTGCAGCCGGCCGGCGGCGGGGGCGGGTTCTCCTGGTCGGGCAAGCGCGCCATCTGGCTGGAGCCGGGCGTCATCGCCTGGAACGGCGCAGCCGGCGCAAGTTACCGCCTGTATTACGAGCCGAATGCCGGCCTGACGAGCAGCTCGCCCTATCTCACGCTGACCCTGTCGGGCACGATCAACGGCGCGCACTATCCGAAGAACCCCAACACGCATGGCCTGCCCCGGCTCACGCTGAGCGCCGGCGATCTGGTCAGCGTGCCGACCTTGCTCAAGGGCCAGGTGGTCGTCGCCGCGTTGAACAGCAGCAATCAGGTCATTGACGCCACGCAGCCACAAATCCAGGGCGTGCTCGATGCGCTCTACGCCTCGGCTGCCGCCACTCAAACGTTGGGGGCGAGCTACAGCGGCGGCGCGCCCACGGTGCGCGTGTGGGCGCCGACGGCGCAGCACGTCGCCTTGCGGCGCTACGCCGACGCCATCACCACCACCTACGCCGTCCACAGCCTGACGCTCGATACATCCAGCGGCGTGTGGAGCGTCACCGGCGACGCAAGCTGGGATCGCCAGTTCTACCTGTTCGAGGTCACGGTGTACGTGCCGGAGCTGAACGCCATCACCACCACGCTGGCCAGCGACCCCTACGCCGTTTCGCTCTCGGCGGACACCGCCGCGCCGGATGACCCGCGCGCACAGTTCGTCAACCTGGACGACGCCGATCTGAAGCCGGCCGGTTGGGATGCCCACGCCCGCCCCGCGCTCCCTGCGCCGGAGGATGTCAGCATCTACGAGCTGCATGTGCGCGACTTCAGCATCGGCGACACCACCGTGCTCACCCCCGACCATCGCGGCACTTACCTGGCCTTCACCTACGATGGCGCGCTGCGCCCGCTCTCCAACGGGATGAACCATCTGAAGCAATTGCGCCAGGCCGGCCTGACCCATGTGCAGCTCTTGCCGGCGTTCGACTTCGCCAGCGTGCCTGAAGATAACGTGCCGCGCGCGCCCACGCCCAACCCCACCGGCTATCCGCCCGATAGCACTCAGCCCCAGCTCATCATCAGCGCCACGCGCCACACCGACGGCTTCAACTGGGGCTACGACCCGCTGCACTTCGGCGCGCCGGATGGAAGCTACGCCACCGACCCGCATGGCGTCGCCCGCGTGCGCGAGTTCCGCGAGATGGTGAAGGCGTTGCACGACAACGGCCTGCGCGTCACCATGGATGTGGTGTACAACCACACTGCCGCCTTTGGCCTACAAGACAAGAGCGTGTTGGATCGCATCACGCCGGGCTATTACCACCGCATGAATCTCAACGGCGCGGTGCAGACCTCCTCTTGCTGCGCCGACACCGCCAGCGAATACGCCATGATGGAGAAGCTGATGCGCGACACGCTGCGGCGCTGGGTGCAGCAATACAAGGTGGATGGCTTCCGCTTCGACTTGATGAACCTGCACACCGTCTCGAACATGCTGGCCATCAAGAACGACTTGCTCGGCATCGAGCCGACGCTCTATCTCTACGGCGAGGGATGGGACTTCGGCAGCGCCAAGGACAAAGGGCTGAACCACGCCAAGATGGGCGCCATGGCCGGCACGGGCATCGGCGTCTTCAACGACCGGCTGCGCGATGCCGCTCACGGCGGCTACAACACCGACCCGCTGCAAGTGCGCCGGCAGGGCTTCATCAACGGCCTGAGCTATGACTGGAACGGCTATTGCTACGCCAACCGCGCGCAGAGCGACCTGTGGTACGAGACCGGCCGCATCCGCGCCGGCCTGCGCGGCAGCTTGGGCGACTTCGCCGCCGATCCACAGGAGGCCGTGAACTACGTGGAGAAGCACGACAACGAGACGCTGTTCGACCTAAACGTCTTCCGCCTGCCCAACGGCGTTGGCGACCCCGGCGCATGCGGCGGGGGCAGCTACACCGTGCCCACCACGTCTCTGGCCGACCGCGTGCGCGCGCAGAACGTCGCGGCCAGCCTGGCGGCGCTGGCGCAGGGCGTGCCCTTCTTCCACCTCGGCCAGGACATCCTGCGCAGCAAGTCGCTGGACCGCAACAGCTACGACAGCGGCGACTGGTTCAACCGCGTGGACTGGACCTACGCCGACAACAACTTCGCCAAAGGGCTGCCGCCGGCCTGGGACAACCAGACGCGCTGGAGCGTGATGCAGCCGCTGCTGAACAATGCCTCGCTGAAGCCCGGCTCCGCCGAAATGCAGCGCGCCGCCGCGCACCTGCGCGAGATGCTGCGCGTGCGCTATAGCAGCCCGCTCTTCCGCTTGCAAACGGCCGGCGAGGTCGCCGCCCGCGTGCAGTTCACCAACACCGAGAACAGCCGCGATGGCCTGATCGTGATGACCTTGAGTGATGTGGTCTCGCCCGACCTAGATGCCAACTGGGAGTACATCGTCGTCCTGTTCAACGCGCACAAGATCACGCAGACCTACGCGCTGCCCTGGCTGATCGGCAACACCGGCGTGCAACTGCACCCCCACCCTGACCGACAACACAGACGATGACCCGCTGATCGGACTGGCGCAGTTCGACGGCGCCACTGGCGTGTTCACCGTGCCGGCCCGCACCACGGCGGTGTTCGTCACGCCGCAGGCGCCCAGCGGTGGGCCGCCCCCGTCGCCCAGCACGATTGACTGGGTGGGCAAGTTGTGGCCGCGCGGCGGCGTCGCCAACCTCGTCAACCAGGGCAACTTCGCGCCGGCCGGGTTCGACGTGTACGTGCAGGTCTATGAACCCGGCGTCACCGACTCCCCTGGGCAGGGAGCGGGCATCAGTTGCTCTCTGCACTGGGGGCGCTACGGCGACCCCTGGCAGGACGTGCCGATGAGCTACAACTCCACGCCAGGCGTGGATGTGCCGCCCACCCACGACGAATACAAAGTCACCCTCCCCAAGGCCACGCTGGAGGCGCTGCCGCCCGGCACGTATGGTTTCACGGCATATTGCCAGAAAGTCGGCGAGGACAAGAAGTGGAAAGAAGACACCTACAACATCAACGGCAACCCTGCCGATGACGACCAGGGCGATGGGTTGATCACCGTCGTGCCGGCGAGCGACCCGAAGCCGGCCCCGCCCGGCGGCGTGTTCGTGCATCTGTTCGAGTGGCGCTGGGCGGACATCGAGAAGGAATGCCACTTCCTGGCCCAGAAGGGCTACAAGGGCGTGCAAGTTTCGCCGCCGCAGGAGCACGTGGTGCCCACGGCCAACATGTTCGGCAATCCGGCCAACGCCTACCCGTGGTGGGTGCGCTATCAGCCGGTGAGCTACACCTTGCAAAGCAGCCGCAGCGGCACGCTGGCCGAATTCCAGAGCATGGTGAACACCTGCAACAGCCTGGGCGTGGATGTCATCGTGGATGCGGTGATCAATCACATGACCGGCCTGCACCCCGACACCATTACCAACACCGGAACGGCCGGCACGAGCTATTCCCACTACACCTATCCCGGCCTGTTCGGCCCGTCGGATTTCAACTACTGCGGCACCAATCCGGGCGCCACCAACGGCGATGCCCACGACATTGTGGATTACACCGACCGCCGCCAGGTGCAGACCTGCGAGCTGTTGAACCTGGCCGACTTGAAGACCAGCGATGCCGGTGTGCGGTCGCGCATCACGAACTATCTACAGGCGCTGGTGAACATGGGCGTCAAAGGGTTCCGCGTGGACGCGGCCAAGCACATGCCGGCGCACGAGGTGGGCGCCATCTTAGCCGGCGTCACCGGCACGTTCTACGTCTTCAACGAAGTGATTGACGCAAACCCCAGCGAGCGCGTGCGCAGCCTGGAATACTCGCCCTACGGCGACGTGACCGAGTTTTACTACTCCATCCGCATTGGCGAAGCCTTCAACAACTGCTCTGGCGGCGTGCTGAGCCAGTTGCAAAGCATCCCGCTCGGCCACTGGCTGCCCGGCCGTTTTGCCGTAGTGTTCACCGACAACCACGACAATCAGCGCGGCCATGGCGCCGGCGGCGGGTGCATCGTGGATCATCGCGACGGCGCGGCCCATGTGCTGGCCAACATCTTCGCCCTGGCGCATCCCTACGGCGACTACGTCTCGGTGATGTCCAGCTACTACTGGAACAACAACCCGAACAGCAGCGCCGGCGATAGCAAGGGGCCGCCCAGCGCCGATCCACCCTACACCGCCGGCAGCGGCCCGAACACGCGCCCGGTGTACAGCGTCACACAGACCATCGGCGACTGGCCGGCCAACTGCTCGGCCACGTATGAGGATGGCAAATGGGTGTGCGAACATCGCCGGCCCTCCACTGCCGGCATGGTGGGCTTCCGCGCGGCCACGCACGGCGAGCCGGTGAGCGGCTGGGTCAACGTCTCGCCCAACCACATTGCGTTTGGGCGAGGGGGGCAAGGGCTACGTGGCGATCAACCGCACCCACACGGCCAACACGCGCACCTACACCACCACGTTGCCGGCCGGCTACTACTGCGACGTGACGCGCTACGCCTTCATCAACGGCTGGTGCGTGGACTACTACACCGGCGCGCCGTTGCCGCTCAACCAGTGGATCGTGGTGCAGGCAGACGGCAGCATCCAAAACCAGACGCTCAACGCCATGGATGCCTTGGCCATTCACATCGCTGCCAGCCGGCACGAAGTGCTCTTGAACGCTGCGCCGGCCGCCGGCGGCAGCGTGAGCGGCGGCGGCACCTACACCTATGGGCAGACGGTGGCGATCACGGCGACGCCCAACGCCGGCTACATCTTCCTGCACTGGCAGGATGCGCTGAGCAATGTTGTGAGCACCAGCCCAAC is a genomic window containing:
- a CDS encoding hypothetical protein (possible pseudo, frameshifted), which gives rise to MLFDKLPTGFRQALRSALVGVILAVSLSGPFPLASAPGWSGVGHFVTESIGYTDGNHPRAYTVPPNFRQASTSLSAAQSTITANDAADIYVNFNYDTTGKTIYIVYTTDGSAPNKTNGSVITASFSKYHDPNRTWVGTIPAQITGTVVNYVIYASDGTLAAAWGRISGTPSDRAISQYQTTWSEADNAYFSYTVQPAGGGGGFSWSGKRAIWLEPGVIAWNGAAGASYRLYYEPNAGLTSSSPYLTLTLSGTINGAHYPKNPNTHGLPRLTLSAGDLVSVPTLLKGQVVVAALNSSNQVIDATQPQIQGVLDALYASAAATQTLGASYSGGAPTVRVWAPTAQHVALRRYADAITTTYAVHSLTLDTSSGVWSVTGDASWDRQFYLFEVTVYVPELNAITTTLASDPYAVSLSADTAAPDDPRAQFVNLDDADLKPAGWDAHARPALPAPEDVSIYELHVRDFSIGDTTVLTPDHRGTYLAFTYDGALRPLSNGMNHLKQLRQAGLTHVQLLPAFDFASVPEDNVPRAPTPNPTGYPPDSTQPQLIISATRHTDGFNWGYDPLHFGAPDGSYATDPHGVARVREFREMVKALHDNGLRVTMDVVYNHTAAFGLQDKSVLDRITPGYYHRMNLNGAVQTSSCCADTASEYAMMEKLMRDTLRRWVQQYKVDGFRFDLMNLHTVSNMLAIKNDLLGIEPTLYLYGEGWDFGSAKDKGLNHAKMGAMAGTGIGVFNDRLRDAAHGGYNTDPLQVRRQGFINGLSYDWNGYCYANRAQSDLWYETGRIRAGLRGSLGDFAADPQEAVNYVEKHDNETLFDLNVFRLPNGVGDPGACGGGSYTVPTTSLADRVRAQNVAASLAALAQGVPFFHLGQDILRSKSLDRNSYDSGDWFNRVDWTYADNNFAKGLPPAWDNQTRWSVMQPLLNNASLKPGSAEMQRAAAHLREMLRVRYSSPLFRLQTAGEVAARVQFTNTENSRDGLIVMTLSDVVSPDLDANWEYIVVLFNAHKITQTYALPWLIGNTGVQLHPHPDRQHRR
- a CDS encoding hypothetical protein (possible pseudo, frameshifted) gives rise to the protein MFTVPARTTAVFVTPQAPSGGPPPSPSTIDWVGKLWPRGGVANLVNQGNFAPAGFDVYVQVYEPGVTDSPGQGAGISCSLHWGRYGDPWQDVPMSYNSTPGVDVPPTHDEYKVTLPKATLEALPPGTYGFTAYCQKVGEDKKWKEDTYNINGNPADDDQGDGLITVVPASDPKPAPPGGVFVHLFEWRWADIEKECHFLAQKGYKGVQVSPPQEHVVPTANMFGNPANAYPWWVRYQPVSYTLQSSRSGTLAEFQSMVNTCNSLGVDVIVDAVINHMTGLHPDTITNTGTAGTSYSHYTYPGLFGPSDFNYCGTNPGATNGDAHDIVDYTDRRQVQTCELLNLADLKTSDAGVRSRITNYLQALVNMGVKGFRVDAAKHMPAHEVGAILAGVTGTFYVFNEVIDANPSERVRSLEYSPYGDVTEFYYSIRIGEAFNNCSGGVLSQLQSIPLGHWLPGRFAVVFTDNHDNQRGHGAGGGCIVDHRDGAAHVLANIFALAHPYGDYVSVMSSYYWNNNPNSSAGDSKGPPSADPPYTAGSGPNTRPVYSVTQTIGDWPANCSATYEDGKWVCEHRRPSTAGMVGFRAATHGEPVSGWVNVSPNHIAFGRGGQGLRGDQPHPHGQHAHLHHHVAGRLLLRRDALRLHQRLVRGLLHRRAVAAQPVDRGAGRRQHPKPDAQRHGCLGHSHRCQPARSALERCAGRRRQRERRRHLHLWADGGDHGDAQRRLHLPALAGCAEQCCEHQPNV